From the genome of Aliarcobacter lanthieri:
TAAAAATCGACTAAATTTAAAGCCTCAAAATTTTTTAGATTAATAGCTTCTTCTACACTATCCATCTCTTTTGCATACTCTATATTTTTAGATGTAATTATAGCACCAGCTGATTCACCTATATAAAGTTTACCTTTATTTACCTCTTCAATAATTATTTTATCTGCACCAGTTCTTTTTAACTCTTGTAGTAGAAAAAAAGTATTTCCACCAGATATATAGATAAAATCATTTTTTCTTAATTTTCTCTCTATTTCATCATTTGTAGCAGTTGAAATCTCTAACTCATTTACAACTAAGCCTAATTTCTGGAAATCTTTTTTTGCTAAATCTACATAAAAATCAACTTCTTCAATGATAGAAGCTGTTGGTATAAAAGTTACACTTTTACCTTTTAAATCTTTTTGAAAATCTATAAAAATATCTATAACATCACTAAAAGATGAAGATAAAAAGAGTTTTTTCATACTTATTTTTCCTTAGATTTTCAATACTGCCATAAAAGCCTCTTGTGGAACATTTACTTTTCCAATAGCTTTCATTCTTTTTTTACCAGCTTTTTGTTTTTCAAGTAGTTTTCTCTTTCTTGTAATATCTCCACCATAACATTTTGCAGTTACATTTTTCCCCATAGATTTTACAGTCTCTCTAGCAATTATTGTGCTTCCAATACTAGCTTGTACTGCAACTTCAAAAAGTTGTCTTGGTATTAGTTCTTTTAAGGCTTTTACAAACTCTCTTCCTCTTGAAACAGATCTATCTTCTGGAACTATGATAGAAAGTGCATCTACAATATCTCCTGCAACTCTAACATCAAGTTTTTTTAGATTTCCAGGTCTAAATCCTACAGGCTCATAATCAAAAGAGGCATAACCTTTTGTAGTTGATTTTAATTTATCATAAAAATCCATAACAATTTCATTCATAGGAATATCATATTCTAAAAGAACTCTAGCCCCTATATAGTCCATTTTTAACTGAATTCCTCTTTTATCATTGAGAAGTTTTATAACATTTCCTAAAAACTCATCTGGTACCAAAATAGTAGCTTTTACATAAGGTTCAAAAATAGTTTCTATATAGTTTGGTTCAGGTAGTTCTGATGGATTTTGAATAATAACTTTCTCTCCATCTTTTTTTAAGACTTCATAAACAACAGTTGGAGCAGTTGCTATTAGGTCTAAATCAAACTCTCTTTCAAGTCTTTCTTTTATAACTTCCATATGAAGCATACCTAAAAAACCAGTTCTAAAACCACTTCCTAAAGCTAGTGAGCTTTCTGGCTCAAAAGATATTGATGAGTCATTTAATTTTAGTTTATTTAATGCTTCTCTTAAATCTTCAAATTTATCTGTTTCTATTGGATAAAGTCCTGCAAAAACAAATGGTTTAGCTGGTTCAAATCCATCAATTACATCTTTTGTTGGGTTTTTTGCATCTGTCATTGTATCTCCAACAGCTATGCCATCAAGAGTTTTAAGTCCAAGTACAACTATACCTATTTCGCCTGTTTTTATTTCTGTTGTATCTTGTCTTTTTAATGGATGTGGATACATTAGGCTTATTACTTGATGTTCAACTTTTGTATTCATCATTTTTAATATTTGCCCTTTTTTGATACTACCATCATAAACACGTACCAATGCCAAAGCACCTAAATAGTTATCAAACCAACTATCATAAATAAGTGCTTTTGTAGGTGCTTCTTCATCTCCAATAGGAGCAGGAACTCTTTTGATGATTGATTCAATTAAATCTTTTACTCCTAAACCAGTTTTAGCTGAAATTAGGTTGTGTTCTGTACAATCAAGACCAATAGCATCTTCTACTTCTGCTAGAACTCTCATAGGATCTGCACTTGGTAAATCTATTTTATTTACAACAGGGAGTAATTCTAAGTCATTATCCATAGCTATGTAAACATTTGCAATAGTTTGTGCTTCGACACCTTGAGTTGAATCAACTATAAGTAGAGCACCTTCTGAAGAAGCTAAAGAACGACTTACTTCATAAGAAAAATCTACGTGTCCTGGAGTATCTATTAGATTCAAAATATATTTTTCTCCGTTAAGTGTATAGTTTAGTCTTACACTTTGAGCTTTTATAGTAATTCCACGCTCTTTTTCTATATCCATATTATCCATAACTTGAGAAGTCATTTCCCGATCACTAATTGCTCCACACTCTTGAATTATTCTATCTGCAAGAGTTGATTTTCCATGATCAATATGTGCAATAATACTAAAATTTCTAATATTTTTTTGCAATTTTTTTCCTAATATTTGTTTGTTTTTTGTTAAAAGTTAGCGATTATATCTAATTTTTAGTAAGTTTTTTGTTAAATATTTTATTATTTATATAGAATTAAAATAAGCTTTGGTAATATTCTAATACCTACCCCTATAGGGTAGGGTATAAGGAGTTGAAAGTGAATGAAGAGAAACAAAAAGCTTTACAGGCACTTAAAACAGCCAAAGGACAAATAGAAGCTATTATTAAAATGATTGAAGATGGAAGGTACTGTATAGATATATCAAATCAGATTCTTGCTGTATCATCTCTTGTTAAAAAATCAAACATTTTGATATTAAAGCAACATATGAATAGTTGTGTTTTAGAAGCTGTGAATAGTGGTAATGCAAATCAAAAGATTGATGAAATTACAAAAATTTTATCAAAAATTATTGATAAATAAAAAAGGTTATTTATGAAATTACAAAAATTTGATATTACAGGTATGACTTGTTCTGCTTGTTCAAATGCCGTAGATAGGAGTGTAAAAAAACTTGAAGGTATTACAGAAGTAAATGTAAATTTATTAAGTAATAGTATGGTTGTAAAATATGATGATAACATACTTGATAATGATAAAATCATAAAAACAGTTGAAGATGCTGGGTATAGTGCAAGTTTAGTAAATCAG
Proteins encoded in this window:
- a CDS encoding metal-sensing transcriptional repressor, giving the protein MNEEKQKALQALKTAKGQIEAIIKMIEDGRYCIDISNQILAVSSLVKKSNILILKQHMNSCVLEAVNSGNANQKIDEITKILSKIIDK
- a CDS encoding peptidase E, translated to MKKLFLSSSFSDVIDIFIDFQKDLKGKSVTFIPTASIIEEVDFYVDLAKKDFQKLGLVVNELEISTATNDEIERKLRKNDFIYISGGNTFFLLQELKRTGADKIIIEEVNKGKLYIGESAGAIITSKNIEYAKEMDSVEEAINLKNFEALNLVDFYIVPHYKNFPFEKSVEKIIEIYSSKLSLKPISNNEAILVNSDKISLKKV
- the lepA gene encoding translation elongation factor 4, with the protein product MQKNIRNFSIIAHIDHGKSTLADRIIQECGAISDREMTSQVMDNMDIEKERGITIKAQSVRLNYTLNGEKYILNLIDTPGHVDFSYEVSRSLASSEGALLIVDSTQGVEAQTIANVYIAMDNDLELLPVVNKIDLPSADPMRVLAEVEDAIGLDCTEHNLISAKTGLGVKDLIESIIKRVPAPIGDEEAPTKALIYDSWFDNYLGALALVRVYDGSIKKGQILKMMNTKVEHQVISLMYPHPLKRQDTTEIKTGEIGIVVLGLKTLDGIAVGDTMTDAKNPTKDVIDGFEPAKPFVFAGLYPIETDKFEDLREALNKLKLNDSSISFEPESSLALGSGFRTGFLGMLHMEVIKERLEREFDLDLIATAPTVVYEVLKKDGEKVIIQNPSELPEPNYIETIFEPYVKATILVPDEFLGNVIKLLNDKRGIQLKMDYIGARVLLEYDIPMNEIVMDFYDKLKSTTKGYASFDYEPVGFRPGNLKKLDVRVAGDIVDALSIIVPEDRSVSRGREFVKALKELIPRQLFEVAVQASIGSTIIARETVKSMGKNVTAKCYGGDITRKRKLLEKQKAGKKRMKAIGKVNVPQEAFMAVLKI